AATACTTGATTTATGGAGCTGCTCTTGGAGTAGCTGAAGAGGTTTATGAATCCATGAAACTGCAAATGCCGAATATTTCCGAATTCGATGATGATATAATAAGGTATCATTATTATGGAGGATATGGAATGATGAGTACAGCATTCATCACCAGTGAAACTACAAACAGTTATTCCGATTCCAGCGACTTTGGTAATATTGGAGGAGGTTCAGGAGGAGGAGGCGGAGGAGCTTTCTAGCTCTACCCTCTTCTTTTTATTTTTTAAATTTCTAAAAATCTCTTTTTTTAATTTTCAAAACAGCCCTAAATATTTTCTTTTTTTACGAATAAAATATAATTCAGATAGAAATTAATTAACTAATGATTACAAAGACAATTATTACAAGAAATAAAGTTATGAAATATCCAGTAAAAGCAAATCAATATTCAATAGGCGGGAAATACTGGAAATAAAATACAGCTTAAAATTATTGTAAAAAAAATAAAAGTTAAAGAGAATTAAATTCTCCTTAATACCAAATAGTAATATTAAAATTTGTCTTTTCTGCGTTTGAATGATACAAATAAAACAACCAATGAAGTTAGCAATACTAATAATGGATTACCAGTCTTATTCATAAGCATATTATTATCATTTAAACTACCGTGTTTAGTATGGTTAGTTTTGTTGGTATGATTAGTCTTATTATGATCTTGATTGTCAATGACTTTAATAAATCCTGTGCTGTTGGATCCGAAGTATGTTGAATTGCCTCCAAACAATACAAAAATACTGAACATATCATTATTTTTTGCATCTTTTGGGATAATCCATTCTAATTCATAAGCTCCATTAACTACAGGAACAGTTATTTTCTTACCATCCGGTAAAATAACATCAACATCCCCATTAAATGGAACCCCATCTTCAGTACTGACTTTAATAGTTATTGTAACTTTATCACCAGGATGTCCAGTTGCATTAGAAACAACGATACTAGTATGCAACCTAGAAATACCGAAATCAACAGAATCNNNNNNNNNNNNNNNNNNNNNNNNNNNNNNNNNNNNNNNNNNNNNNNNNNNNNNNNNNNNNNNNNNNNNNNNNNNNNNNNNNNNNNNNNNNNNNNNNNNNTAGTTACAGCAACCTTATCACCAGGATAAACAGTCACATTAGAAACAACGATACTAGTATGCAACCTAGAAATACCGAAATCAACAGAATCCTCACTAGAAAGAACACCATCATTCACAGTAGCCCTAACAACATTAGTAAACTCACCAGCACTAACAGCACGAGTAGGAATAACCAAAGTAGCACTAGCACCAGGATTTAAATCACCATAACTCCAAGAATTACCATCATAAATCCAAGAACCATAACTAGCACCCTCAACCAACTCAACACCACTAGGAAGAACATCACTAACAGTCAAATCATACAAAATACCATCACAATCATTAGAAACAACAACAACAAACACTACCTCATCACCAATGACAAAACCACTACCATCAACAGACTTATCAACATGGAAAGAAACAGGCAAAACCTCAATCCAACCAGAAGCCTCAGATCCCAAGTAAGTAGCATCACCATCATAACTAGCACTAATATCTATATGAGAACCCTCAACAAGCGCCTTAGGAACATTATACTCAAAAGAACCCACACCATCAACAATATCAACACTAAAAGCAGTACCTGCAGCATCATTTAAAACAACACTAACAACACCATTAAACAAAGCACCATCCTCAGTACTAACCTCAATAGTTACAGCAACCTTATCACCAGGATAAACAGTCACATTAGAAACAACGATACTTGTAGTATATTGGATAACTTTAATCCAACCATTACCATTAGAACTGGCAGACATACCAGTTTCATCAATGAATTCTGCATAAATATCATACAAAGTTCCATTAACATCAGAATCAGGAACATTGAAATTGAAAGTACCAACACCATTAGTAATGATTACATTAGGGATAGCTGCCCCATTGATAGTGACAGTAGCCACACCATTAATATTATCTAATTCACCAGTAACAGTAATTGTAACTGTAACATCAGTACCTGGAAGTACAGTATGATTAGATACAGCAAGGTTGGTTAAATATTTATTAACTGTAAAAGTAACATTAGCACTTTTACTTCTTAAACCATTTAATATACTGCCCTTAACAGTATTATTTAAATTGCCTAGACTGAGAACTTTAAAATTAACTAGTAATGAAGAATTTCCAAAACCAATTAAATTATCTAATGACCAAACATTATTACCTTCATAGTTCCAAGTAGAACCAGTAGTTGAAATATAACTTAAACCGTCAGTATCCAAATCAATTAATTTTAATCCGGTTAGATCATCTTTAATATTATTAGAAACAGTTATGTTAAATGTTATAATGTCATTTACATGAATAATCATATCTTCGGTATATGTAATACCATTAACATATGCGATGGTTTTATTAATACTCCATAAATATGGGAGCACTTCCAAATTAGCTTTAGTAGAAAATGTTTTATCAATTATTGTATGAGTAGTTTCATCCCAATAACTATATTTATATTCTGCAATAGTTGTATAATTACCAGGATTGAGTGTTTTAAATATTAAACTTTCATAGAAAATCAACAATGCATTATTATCAGTATAACCACTACCAATATAAACTTTTTCACCATTAATCATGATATAAATATTGATTGGACCTTCCTTAGGTAAAAGATCAGAATCATCGTCAGTTAACACAAGGAAAATAGTTTGAGGAGTTGCATTGCCTTCATACATAGTTACATCACTCATTGTCAAACCTGGATTAATATTAATACCAGTAATATTGGTAATTTCTTTATAATAAGTATCTTCTAAATGAGTCATATTAACTATAAACCATGAATGAGTATCCTGAGGAATATCATAACTAACTCTACCAGCCAAATCAGTAATAGCTGTTTCATTAAATACTAAATTACCATACATATCATAAACAAGAGTTACAATAGTTTGGTTAAACTCACGATTATCTTGATACAATATTGTACCACCTTGAGAGTTTTCCCATCCTAAAACAGGATTCTTTCCATCAATGAAAATGCGCAAATTACTTCCGTTATTATGAATGGCATTTAATATATTATTTCCACCGGTTAAATTAGTTTCAATGGTTTTATTTACATTATTATAAAAGATTGGTAACCAATAACTCCAAGCTTGATTATCAGTAAAAATACAATTATCAATATAATTGTTCACATCAGGACTAGATGGATTTATATAAATCGCAGAACCATTACGAGCAGTATTGTATGTAAAATTACTATCAGCAATATGATTATTACCGCCAGCAATGAAAATAGCTCCACCAAGACCGTCATCTAACTTTTCTTCATCAGGAATAGCATTGTTTAATGTAAAGTTAACATTTGATATGGAAGCGTCATTACCATTTATATAAACTCCTCCTCCATTAACAGAGGCATTATTATTATAAATAGTAGAATCTTTTAAAGTAGCTTGGTTTCCTTGAATGTAAACACCAGCACCATTATTGCTAGCAGTATTATTTTCAATGGAAGACTTAGAAATAGTTGTTTTTCTACCTTGAATATAAACCCCTGCACCATTAGCTGCAGTGTTATTAGCAATGAGGGAATTTGAAACAATAGCATCATTACCTGTAATGGATATGGCTCCACCATTTGTAATAGCGGAATTATTAATAAAAGTAGCATTCAATATTTGGGTACTGGTACCTTCAACATGAATTGCTCCACCACTAGAACCAGTAGCTTTATTATTAATTAAGATGCTATTTTCAACAAGAGTGTTAGAACCTTGAATACGGATAGCACCACCATAACCTGCAGTATTGTTTTCAAGAGTACAGTTCACTATTTTTGCATTGCTACCTCCACCCTCTACCTCAATAGCACCACCATAATTATTAGCAGAATTATTGAAGAACTTGGAATTAGAAATAGTAACTCCACCATTAGTACTGTAAACTAAACCAACAGCCCCCGCATAACCATCATTACCAGTACCATTAGCACTATTGTTTATGAAAGTACAATTATCAACAAGATGTCCTGCAGAATGGAAATGAATAGCTCCAGATGAAGGAGCGGAGTTATTTATAAAAGTACATCCTGCAAAAGTCATATGTGTACTAAATACACAAGAAACGCCACCATGAGAAGTTGCAGTATTATTAATAAAAGTATTATTAATTATATTAATATTCCCTGAATTAGATTCAGCACGTAAAACACCACCTACATCTGCACTATTATTAATAAATAATGAATTTGTAATATTCACGTTAGAAACACGAGATGGAATATGTAATGCGCCACCCCAAACGTTTTTAGCCTCATTATCAATAAAAGAACAATTATCAATAGACACGTCCCCTGAATTAATTCTTATAGCAACACCTGCAGACCTGTTAGAATCATCACCTAAAACATAAGCATTTTTAAATGTTAATCCAGTAATATGCACATTTCTAGATTTGATGGTGAAAATATTTGAAGCTTTATTGGCATTCAATACAACATCACCATCATTTGCAGTTCGAATATCTAAGTAACCAAAATTTTCAGAAAAGAAGTTATTCGGTTCAATATCTAAACCGATATTGCCTGATCCAGTATAAGTACCTGCATGTATAATAATCTGATAATTACCATTATTATTTCTACATTGATTTAATGCAGCCTGTATGGTTGCATACTGTTGACCTGGACCAACATGGTAAATTCCATTAAATACGATATCCTCCGGAACCACAGATGTGAGTGACGGACCATTCAAATCGGTAAACTCATCATAAACTTCAATAGAATTATTTGAATCGAACTTATCAATACTTAACTCATCATTCATACTATTTGAAGAAAAATTTTGCAAATCATTATCATCACTATCCATTAAAACAGTTTGAATATTATCTTTTTCAATATCAAAAGGAATTTCAACTGCATCGGATAAATCTGAATTACCATCATTTATATCTGTTAAATTATCATTATCAGCAGCACTAACTGAATTAACAGCGAGAACTAAAACAAATAATATCAAAAATACAGATAAAAAATATTTGTTTAATAATTTCATAATTTACCTCCAACGTACAATAGAAAACTCTAAAAAAACAGCTTTCTAGGATAATATATTGTTATTGAATAGTATATATACTATTCGGTCGAAAAAATCCCATTTTAATAAAAAATAGATTACAATCACGATAAAAAAAAAAAAAAAAAATATAAATAAACTCTTAAAATAATAATATTATAAGCGTTTATTATAAAAAAGAAGTTAAATTAAAGCTTGTTTATTTAGATGTTGTGCTTTAAAAAAGTGTATGCTGAAAAAATAAAAAGGTTACTTCCAAAATCTTGGATAAGTATCAGGTTTCATAAATACCTTAGAAACATTAACTGCAAAGCCTGAATCTGCTTCCAAAATTTCTTGAGAAGTCAATAATGAATGTCCTGCACCAACCAATTCATTTTTAAGTGTTTTAATAACGACAAAATCGTTTTTTTGAATATTGTCTGCTAACTCAGAAATACCTCCACAAGCCAAGTCTGCGCCATGACAAATTGCATCAACAGCAGAATCCTTAACTATAATTTTTGGCAAATAATCAGCAGCTCTCTCCATTGGCATAATAGCTTGGCGTAAGAATGAATCATCACCATCTTCAATATAGAAATGATATGCATCAGTTACATCCTGCAATGTTACTAAATTATTTTTTTCGGTAAATGAACCGACTTGAGTTCTTCTAAGTTCAGCCATATGAGCTCCCACACCTAAAGCTTCACCAATATTATGACAATAAGTTCTAACATAAGTTCCTGCCTGACAACCTATTCTAAATAAAACATCACGACCATCTATTTCATAAATAGTGGAATAATAGACATTACGTGTTCTTAATTCTCGTTTTACAGCAGATTTCACAGGAGGAAGTTGGAATATTTTACCTGTAAATTCACTAAAGACCTCCCGAATTCTTTCTTCTGAAACATCCTGATGCAGTGTCAATAAACAGACATATTCTTTAGGAGCTGTTAAAAGTAGTTGAATTGCTCTTGTTGCATCATCTAAGCCAACAGGCAAAATTCCTGTTACCTTAGGATCCAATGTTCCGCCATGACCTGATTTTTCTAATGGCAGAATGCGTTTAATCCAAGAATCGATTTCATGGGAAGTCGGACCGGAGGGTTTGTCTAAATTAATTACCCCTTTGGAAATATACTCATCGATTTGGCGTTCTTCAGGTTTACAACCGAAATCCTGAGAAGTAAAACTTTTTGATTTAGTGACCATATTAAACTTCATGAAAAAAACCTTGAATATTAAATAAAAAAAAATAGTTAAATAAAAAAAGATTATGAATAATAATTAATTATTCACTTATAAATCAGCTAAAGCTGCTTTGATAGAATCTGCATCACCGGAAACATCGATAGAATCTGCAGTTGGTTCTAAGTGAGCAATATTACATCTTCTGTTTTTTACAGCTTCACCAATTACTTCTACAAAATTTTCATCGATAATTTCGACGATTGCGCATTTTTCACCAGCTTCTCTACCAGCAGTTTTAACACATACTCTACCTACTTCAATTGATACCATTTATATCACCTTTAATGTTGTTGTAATGATTTCTGATATGCTTTCTGGATTAAAGCTATCAGTATTTATAATTAAATCATAGATATCCATATTGCCAATGTCAATATTATGGATTTCTTTGTATCTTAAGGCTTCGCTGTTTTCACGAATGATAATTTCATCTCTAGCCACTTCAGCAGATTTTTCTTCCCTTTGTGCAATCCTTTCTGAGCGAACATCAAAAGGAGTCATTAACCAAATCCTTAAATCAGCATTTTCAACAAAAAATGCGGATAATCGTCCTTCGAGTATTAGATTATCTGCTGATTTGGCCTTTTCAGCTTGCCTTTCATCAATTTCCCTATCAATATCATCATTACCTTCAGCAAACTCACTGAATTCAAGAACGCTCATTCCCCTCTCTGCAGCCATTTCTCTAAAAATAAAACCTGCAGAGATATATGGAATATCCAATTTTTCACTTAACACTTCAGCAAGTGTGGTAGTTCCAGTTCCAGCTAATCCGCCGATTGTAATTATCATTATTTTCTAGCCTCGTTTTTGAAATGTTTACGAGCGCAAGCTGAACATAAGTACCCACCGAATGGACGGTTAGGTCTTTTAGCTGTTTTTGATAATTTTCTAATTTCATATGGACGTCCACGAGGAACTCCATGCAATACTGCACCACATTCAGCACAAACATGCTTAGATGGTTTTTTCTTTTTGTATCTTAAAACATTTTCTCCGCCAGGAGTGTTTTTATGAACTCTTTTATATGATCTTGATCTAAACCTATTTGCAGGCATTTAATCACCTATAATAATTTTTAATAATATAATAATTGTGTAATAGCGTATTCAAAATAGAATACTATAATTTATATTCTTCATTATTAATAAAGGTATAGTTTTTAAGGTCAATTTAGAAACCTTGTTCGAAACCTAAATATTTTCTTAAAATTTGACTCCAACCAAAAGTACAAATCATATACCACAATAACCAGCCGATTCCATATGGGATAGTAGCTTCACCGCCATAGAATATGCTTCCAATTACATGCCAAACAGGAGTTAATGTAGCCCAATAAACAGATGTAGGCAATATAATTACTAAATTGTGAATTGCAGATGCTCTCATCCAGAAGAAAATTAGAATAATGGGAATAAATGTTACAATCATAGGTTTGAATTGTTCAGACATCATTGCAGTATTTTCTTTCATCATTTCAGCCTGTTGAGCCTGAAGTTCTGCCATTTTTTTCCCGTCGCCTCTTTTTTGAGCGTCTCTAAGTTCTTTATTAAACTCTTTCATCTTTTTTTGTTTTTCGTTTAAAGCATCTTGGTCAACTAGATATTTATTAGCAATAGTTGTAATCAAGGATACAATAAATGCAATAATAAATACAGTCAAAGCAGGATTAGTTGGATTAGGATCTATAGCAAGAATAGGATTGAAAATAGCATTCAATGCCCCATAGATTCCTCCCATTATATCAACCATAATTATACCTCATATAATATTTATAAATTTAATAAATCTACTAATTTTGAAACAGAAGAATTTAAATGATTATCATGATTTTCAACTATTTTAACTGTGGCTCCTGTTAAAGTAGCATATGCCATGGAAGTTGCCCTGTTCATTTCTTGATGCAATGCAATTTCTTTAGCTTTCTGAACATCTCTTTGACGAGAATCATCATTTAATCTTCTATAAATAATTTCATCAGGATTAGCTTCAATTAATACGAAAAGATCTGGTTGTAATTGTTCTAAAACCCAAATTGGAAGACCCGGTAAAAATCCTGCAGGTGTGTTAATAGTACAATGAGTATCTACAATAACATTATCATTTTCAGATCTTTGTTTAATTTCTTTAGCTGCTTTAGCTTGAATTTCCTTTTGTGTTTCAGCCGGTAATTTTCTTAAAGAATCTCTATCTTCAACAATATTTTCCTTAATAGCAATTTCAGTCATTATGTCCCCATAATTTAAATGGACATAATCAACTTCTTCTAAAGCTTTATTAAGTAATGTTGTACTTCCAGAACCTGGAATCCCTGTTAATACTACTAATTTCAATTTAATCCCCCACATAATTATAAAGGAAATAGGAGAAAGTTAATCATCTCCTAAAACTTTCCTAAGAAGTGGATTTGCTGACATGAGTTGTTCCTCAGCCATTTCTTCATAAAGTTTATGAAGAATACCTACAGTAAGCAATACACCGGTACCTCCACCTAAAGCACCAGTTAAATCTGCAAGAAAAGCAATAAGACCTACATATATACCACTAATAATAGTGAGTGCAGGAATATATTTTTTCAAAATTTTATATAATTGACGTTTACTACTTCTAAAACCAGGTATCTGAATACCGGATTTATAAAGTTGTTCAGAAATCTTTTTGGCATTTAATCCACTGATTTCCACCCATAAATATGAGAATAACATACAGCATGCAATGAAAAAGATTGCATATACAAGAACGTGAATTGGCTCTGTTATAAACATTGTTAAATTAGGTGTAGACAATAACCAGGCAATACCGTCAACAGGTTTACCGTTTTGGATTTGACCCAAAATCGGAAAACCGATTTTTTGAAAAATATTTGCAAACAGAGTAACATTAACAAGTAATGCACTAGTTAAAATTACAGGCATGTTACTTGAATATACAAATTTTAACGGATATTTACCTACGGATCCTCTAATTCTACCGTGACCTCTTACTTTACCATGAGAAATAGGAATTTCTACTTTCATGGCCTCTCCATATAAAACAACTAAAAATACTATTATAGTTGCAAACAATGGAATCAGGATATAGAAATCAGGTGTCCCGCCAGCGGCAAGTTGAATGAATTTAGGAATAATACCTGCAAGCAAACCATCAGCACCATTTAAGAAACTGAAGGTACCTACAATAATCGCTTGACATACACCTGCTGCAATGAATAAACCAATACCACTACCAAATCCCCATTTTGAAACAACTTCATCAAGGTAAATAATTACAAATGCCCCTACAACAAGTTGAACAATTAATATTAAAGTATATGAACCGTCAATAGGAACTAAGTTACCGGTTAGCACCAAAACGACCGCTTCAAATATTGTAAAAACAATAGAAAGAATCTTTTGAGTAGCTTGAAAATGAGACTTGTCCTTATGAGAAGACAAATCCAAATCTAAAAGATTTGAACCAACAAGCAGTTGCAAAACAATAGATGCAGTAACAATCGGCCCAATACCTAAAGTAAGAATTGAACCAAAACTTCCAGCCACTACTGCTCTTAATTGAGCAAATGAATCAATAGCTCCAGGAGCTAAACCATATAATGGAATTTGGGTTAATATAAAATATAATACTAAAACAAGAGCTGTCCATTTAAGTTTTTCATTGAAGTCTTCTCTGTGAACAGGAGATTTGACTTCAGGAATAACTTTAAAAACCGGCTCTAAAACTTCTAGTGCAGACATTTTTTTTCCTCTAATATAAAAGAGAAAAAAGCTATAATTCTATAGCTTCTCCTCCTAATTCTTCAATTTTTTCAATAGCAGATGCTGAAAATTGAGGAGCTGAAATTTTGAAAGTTTTAGTGATTTTACCTTTAGCTAAAACTTTATCATAACCTAATTCAGTTACATCAATTACAATAGCGTCACCTTCTTGGGATGCTTTACCGCTTGCAATTAATTTATCAGCTTGTTCTTCTAAGTAATTTAAATTAACAGCATTGACTTTATTAATCATTTTTTGAGGTCTTTTAAATCCGTGTTTACCGAAGTGGTCAGGATCGTGGATTACAGTCCAGGTCCAGTGTTGTTTACCCATACCTGCTTTTCCTTTTCCACCTTTGTTACCTGCACCTCTACGTTTTTTAGTACAGCCTCCACCGTTGGATCTAGAACCTCTTTGTTTGTTAATTTTACGTTTTGTTCTAATCATAACTATACACCTGATTTAAAGCATTTTCTTTGCAAGATCTTTAATATTTTCTCCCCTGTAACCTAAAGATCCACCTTCTTGTACAGATAAACGAACATCTTCATATCCTTTTCTTGGAGGGTGTAAACGGAAAACAGGTTTAATTCCAACATCAGCTAATTTAACTTTAGACTCGATTAAAGCCTGAGCCAATTCAGCAATGTCTTTGTAATCAGAATTTTCAGCAACGTATTCGTCAGTAACTTTTACATTTCCAGGGAGTCTTCCTCTTTTAGCGATGATTGCAGCTAAAGTTTCTGCATCAATTTCACCCCAGGTGATATAATCCTTAGATTTTTGAAGCATTCCTTCATAACTAGGATTTTCTTCAACAAGTACTGCATGGCTGATTCTGTTAAGTCTTAACATGTCTAAGGTGTCAGCAATCTTTTGAATAACACCAGTAGTTCCTCTAACTCTAATAACTAAAAACATATAATCACCATTTAGTAGTTAACGCCCATTTTTTTGAGCTCTTCTTTAGTTGCTTTAACATTACTTAATTCTTTTAAAGCAGCAAATACTGCATTAGCGAAGTTGACAGTAGTTTGAGTTTGTCCAAAAGATTGAGACCATACATCACGAATACCGGCGAGTTTCAAGATAGTTTTACCAACATCACCGATTACTAAACCTACTCCTGCAGGTGCAGGGATTAAGTTTACGCTTACACTACTGGTTTTACCTTGTACTTTGAATGGAACGGTGTGTTCTCTTCCACAAACACAACCCCAGTCTCCACAACCTCTTCTTACTTTAATAATGTTGTATTTAGCGTTGTCTACAGCTTTTCTAATAGCAGGACCAACCTCTTTAGCTTTACCTTGGCCTAGTCCTACGTATCCATCTTTGTTACCCACAGCAACAATTACTCTGAAATTAACTTTTCTACCAGATTTATGCATCCTTTGAACCAAGTTAACATCCATTACTTCCTCTTCTAAATCTGGAATTAAGGCATCAACTATTTCTAACTCCATAATTGGAAGACCTTTTTCAAAGATTTCATCGATATCAGTAATGGTTCCATCTTTAACTAATTTACCCAATTTAGTTTTAGGTTCCCATTCATCAATATTAAAACTCATAGTTATTCCTCTGCCTCATCAATATTTTTAATAGTTTCATCAAAGTTTGCAGGTAAATCTTTAGGATTAAGTCCTCTTTCGAAGTATTTTGAGAATTTTTTAGCAACCTCTTCCGCATCTAAAGATTCTGCGTAATTTGCCACATGTTCTCCTCTGATACGTTCATCTTCTGGGAAAATGAAGTCTCCGTGAGGAATTTCTAAACCTGCATCAACAGCACCTTTGAGAGCTGCAAATACTTTAGATCCTTTAATAGGAGATTTTAAACCGATGTCTAAAATTGCACAATCAATACCTTGAGCTAAAGCTCTTTTAGCACAGAGATATGCAGTTAAATAAAATGCTGAAATGTTACCTGTGTGTCCTAAGTAACCGTATTTAGCTAATTGTTTACTTACTGCAGAAGCAACAGTTAAATCTCCTTCAGGAGCATAATTAACAACTTGTACAGTAGCATGAGAATTGGAAACTCTAACAACTAAACGAGCTTTGTCGTAGTCAACTAATTTCATTCTAGCTGCATAATCAGTTTTACCTTCTCTCCTTCTTCTGAACGCTACTTTATAATTAGTTCCTTGTGCCATGTTTATTCCTCTCCTTTAATTAAATCATGGTCA
The sequence above is drawn from the Methanobrevibacter sp. genome and encodes:
- a CDS encoding right-handed parallel beta-helix repeat-containing protein; this encodes MKLLNKYFLSVFLILFVLVLAVNSVSAADNDNLTDINDGNSDLSDAVEIPFDIEKDNIQTVLMDSDDNDLQNFSSNSMNDELSIDKFDSNNSIEVYDEFTDLNGPSLTSVVPEDIVFNGIYHVGPGQQYATIQAALNQCRNNNGNYQIIIHAGTYTGSGNIGLDIEPNNFFSENFGYLDIRTANDGDVVLNANKASNIFTIKSRNVHITGLTFKNAYVLGDDSNRSAGVAIRINSGDVSIDNCSFIDNEAKNVWGGALHIPSRVSNVNITNSLFINNSADVGGVLRAESNSGNINIINNTFINNTATSHGGVSCVFSTHMTFAGCTFINNSAPSSGAIHFHSAGHLVDNCTFINNSANGTGNDGYAGAVGLVYSTNGGVTISNSKFFNNSANNYGGAIEVEGGGSNAKIVNCTLENNTAGYGGAIRIQGSNTLVENSILINNKATGSSGGAIHVEGTSTQILNATFINNSAITNGGAISITGNDAIVSNSLIANNTAANGAGVYIQGRKTTISKSSIENNTASNNGAGVYIQGNQATLKDSTIYNNNASVNGGGVYINGNDASISNVNFTLNNAIPDEEKLDDGLGGAIFIAGGNNHIADSNFTYNTARNGSAIYINPSSPDVNNYIDNCIFTDNQAWSYWLPIFYNNVNKTIETNLTGGNNILNAIHNNGSNLRIFIDGKNPVLGWENSQGGTILYQDNREFNQTIVTLVYDMYGNLVFNETAITDLAGRVSYDIPQDTHSWFIVNMTHLEDTYYKEITNITGININPGLTMSDVTMYEGNATPQTIFLVLTDDDSDLLPKEGPINIYIMINGEKVYIGSGYTDNNALLIFYESLIFKTLNPGNYTTIAEYKYSYWDETTHTIIDKTFSTKANLEVLPYLWSINKTIAYVNGITYTEDMIIHVNDIITFNITVSNNIKDDLTGLKLIDLDTDGLSYISTTGSTWNYEGNNVWSLDNLIGFGNSSLLVNFKVLSLGNLNNTVKGSILNGLRSKSANVTFTVNKYLTNLAVSNHTVLPGTDVTVTITVTGELDNINGVATVTINGAAIPNVIITNGVGTFNFNVPDSDVNGTLYDIYAEFIDETGMSASSNGNGWIKVIQYTTSIVVSNVTVYPGDKVAVTIEVSTEDGALFNGVVSVVLNDAAGTAFSVDIVDGVGSFEYNVPKALVEGSHIDISASYDGDATYLGSEASGWIEVLPVSFHVDKSVDGSGFVIGDEVVFVVVVSNDCDGILYDLTVSDVLPSGVELVEGASYGSWIYDGNSWSYGDLNPGASATLVIPTRAVSAGEFTNVVRATVNDGVLSSEDSVDFGISRLHTSIVVSNVTVYPGDKVAVT
- a CDS encoding RNA-guided pseudouridylation complex pseudouridine synthase subunit Cbf5; the protein is MKFNMVTKSKSFTSQDFGCKPEERQIDEYISKGVINLDKPSGPTSHEIDSWIKRILPLEKSGHGGTLDPKVTGILPVGLDDATRAIQLLLTAPKEYVCLLTLHQDVSEERIREVFSEFTGKIFQLPPVKSAVKRELRTRNVYYSTIYEIDGRDVLFRIGCQAGTYVRTYCHNIGEALGVGAHMAELRRTQVGSFTEKNNLVTLQDVTDAYHFYIEDGDDSFLRQAIMPMERAADYLPKIIVKDSAVDAICHGADLACGGISELADNIQKNDFVVIKTLKNELVGAGHSLLTSQEILEADSGFAVNVSKVFMKPDTYPRFWK
- a CDS encoding 50S ribosomal protein L14e; this encodes MVSIEVGRVCVKTAGREAGEKCAIVEIIDENFVEVIGEAVKNRRCNIAHLEPTADSIDVSGDADSIKAALADL
- the cmk gene encoding (d)CMP kinase; its protein translation is MIITIGGLAGTGTTTLAEVLSEKLDIPYISAGFIFREMAAERGMSVLEFSEFAEGNDDIDREIDERQAEKAKSADNLILEGRLSAFFVENADLRIWLMTPFDVRSERIAQREEKSAEVARDEIIIRENSEALRYKEIHNIDIGNMDIYDLIINTDSFNPESISEIITTTLKVI
- a CDS encoding 50S ribosomal protein L34e gives rise to the protein MPANRFRSRSYKRVHKNTPGGENVLRYKKKKPSKHVCAECGAVLHGVPRGRPYEIRKLSKTAKRPNRPFGGYLCSACARKHFKNEARK
- a CDS encoding DUF106 domain-containing protein, encoding MVDIMGGIYGALNAIFNPILAIDPNPTNPALTVFIIAFIVSLITTIANKYLVDQDALNEKQKKMKEFNKELRDAQKRGDGKKMAELQAQQAEMMKENTAMMSEQFKPMIVTFIPIILIFFWMRASAIHNLVIILPTSVYWATLTPVWHVIGSIFYGGEATIPYGIGWLLWYMICTFGWSQILRKYLGFEQGF
- a CDS encoding adenylate kinase; amino-acid sequence: MKLVVLTGIPGSGSTTLLNKALEEVDYVHLNYGDIMTEIAIKENIVEDRDSLRKLPAETQKEIQAKAAKEIKQRSENDNVIVDTHCTINTPAGFLPGLPIWVLEQLQPDLFVLIEANPDEIIYRRLNDDSRQRDVQKAKEIALHQEMNRATSMAYATLTGATVKIVENHDNHLNSSVSKLVDLLNL
- the secY gene encoding preprotein translocase subunit SecY — translated: MSALEVLEPVFKVIPEVKSPVHREDFNEKLKWTALVLVLYFILTQIPLYGLAPGAIDSFAQLRAVVAGSFGSILTLGIGPIVTASIVLQLLVGSNLLDLDLSSHKDKSHFQATQKILSIVFTIFEAVVLVLTGNLVPIDGSYTLILIVQLVVGAFVIIYLDEVVSKWGFGSGIGLFIAAGVCQAIIVGTFSFLNGADGLLAGIIPKFIQLAAGGTPDFYILIPLFATIIVFLVVLYGEAMKVEIPISHGKVRGHGRIRGSVGKYPLKFVYSSNMPVILTSALLVNVTLFANIFQKIGFPILGQIQNGKPVDGIAWLLSTPNLTMFITEPIHVLVYAIFFIACCMLFSYLWVEISGLNAKKISEQLYKSGIQIPGFRSSKRQLYKILKKYIPALTIISGIYVGLIAFLADLTGALGGGTGVLLTVGILHKLYEEMAEEQLMSANPLLRKVLGDD
- a CDS encoding uL15m family ribosomal protein, which translates into the protein MIRTKRKINKQRGSRSNGGGCTKKRRGAGNKGGKGKAGMGKQHWTWTVIHDPDHFGKHGFKRPQKMINKVNAVNLNYLEEQADKLIASGKASQEGDAIVIDVTELGYDKVLAKGKITKTFKISAPQFSASAIEKIEELGGEAIEL